GAATTGGGGGTTAAGAGAAAGGAGGAACATAAAACCATGACCACACAGCCCTGCCTTGGAGGATCTTAGCATCTGGGTTGCACAGAGCTGGACTAGCTTCTTCAGCAAATCACTGCTGACCAGCCCTTGGCTCAGCCTGGACTCAGAGATGACTGCACACTCAGTCCCTCTGCCCAGAAGTAGGCAGGGATCAGAGGTGTAGGAGGAGCAGGGGCTCCAGGAACCTGAAGCTGGAGAACCTCTACTATGGACACAGGCTCTGGAACCGCAGGGTCTGGGTgtaaatcctggttctgcctttTACTAGCTGAGAAACCTGGCTCTGTTTCCTCAAATCAGGGATAATCGCACACAAGTGTTCAATGATGAATATCAAGATTTATGTCAGTGTCTGACACAGCACATGAGGCAAGTCTTGCTGATGCATTAGTTAGAGTTGAAGGGAAGAAATTCCTCCTGCCCCAACAGCCAGCCTACTGCACCGTGGCCGTTGGCTGCCGTGTGCTGGGCAGCTCAACatgtggactctggagccagactgcctgggatcAAGTCCTGCCTCCACCgcctattagctgtgtgacctcagggtggttaagtgcctcagttttcctgtctgtgaaatgggacaaTGGTAGTCCCTATCTCGTGgatggtttatttttaaatgcttagagCAGTACTTGACACATAGTTCATGTATgagttctttgatttttttttattaacaaaatcattttttttaatttatttattttatttatttattatttttggctgcgttgggtcttcattgctgcgcgcgggctttctctagttgtggcaagcgggggctactctttgttgtggtgcacgggcttctcaccgcctctcttgttacggagcacgggctctaggcgcctgggcttcagtagttgtggcacacggacttagttgctccgcggtatgtgggatcttcctggaccagggctcgaacctgtgtcccctgcattggcaggtggattcttaacaactgcaccaccagggaagccctaacaaaatcattatactattattttagccattctcacTTCTTTGCTATGTGAACTCTTTAAATTCAGGGCCATGCATTATGAATTGTCATGTCCACTCTCAGCCTCAATTCTTAGCACAGtccctggcacctagtaggtttTCAGATCATATTCATCAAATGATTGAAGACTTCTTAGAGGAGGTGGCTTTTAGGCTGGGCTTTGGAGGATGGGTGAGATCTGGGGAGCAGAGGAGGCAGCGGGAAGGCCTATTAAGAAGAGGTACCACCCGGGGCGTGTGCTTCTTGACATGATCATCATTCACGTGAGAAGTTTATTTCACCACACAAAAGGTAACTAAGGTGAAGCTGAAATAAGCTTCTAACCAAGGGCCGTTGCATGCAGAGTGTGCTGAGCTGCGTGAGGGGTCCAGGAGTGAGGGCGGGGGGAGTGTTGGGGAGAAGATGACGCTCTTAGCCTTGGCTGTTGCCATGATGATGTTCTCAGCATGAAGAGCCCTGGCAGGAGGTGGCACTGGGGCAGGGGAGACAGGCAGGGACAGCCAGGGCGCGCTGAGTGGGGTGGTGGCCTGGGCCACAGCTGAGAGAACGGGTAGGTGACCAAACCAGACCGCCTCTTGAGGTCTTTCCCGGCTCTGCTTCCTATGACCCGTATGGTTGCTTCCTCCCCGTCCAGGTGATGGTGTGGATCCACGGAGGAGGTCTGACGTTGGGCGGGGCATCAACCTATGATGGGCTGGCCCTCTCTGCCCATGAAAACGTGGTGGTGGTGACCATTCAGTACCGCCTGGGCATCTGGGGATTCTTCAGGTAAGACACTGGCCTCTCCTCATGGCACACTGACCCTCAGTGTGGGAGTGCTAGGACCCCACTCTGGTCATGCAAGCCCTCAAAGGGTTCTTTGCTAGGTTCCCTACTAAGACGTGCAAGTCCCCTCATAATTGGGCTCTCTACCTACCTTCTCCTTCCCCAGCCACCCTGGTCCACTTACttgcatgtaaaatgcttaatCTGCCTGACAAGCTCCTATTATTCCTGCAAAGCCCAACCCAAATGTTACCTCGTCTGAAGTACTCATCTCTTTTTCACCTGTGCGGCCCAGCATGTTGCATGCCTCTAAGATGACAGTTAACATGCAGCGCAGCAGTTAGAGGCTTATACATCTTACCTCGTGGGGAAGTAAAGAAGGAGCAGACTCATGTGGGAGCTCCGTAAAGTCTTGTAGGTGGGGGAACGGGTGGCTGGAACTGGGAGGTTGTAACGAGCACCTGACTCCAGTGGGCACATCTACTGGGAGGAGCGTAGGGCCCACTCACCCCATTTCCTTCGTGGAGCTTGGCACATGCGTGAGCGAAGGCTCGAGTCTCCTCCATGGAGTCTCCGTGGGGACAGGAACCGGACTTCCTGCAGGCACAGTTACTGAGCCTTTTCTGAatgcaccagccccaggacctcTTACCCTCAGATGGCTGGTgcgtgggctgggggaggggtggtcatCTCACTGGAAAGACCTATGGGCTGGAGGAGGGTTGTCCCAGGCGAGTCATGTCCCGGGATGTGTCACCTTCACCGAGACTCCTCATCTCCTTCCCCCACGGCCCACGGCTGCTCCCAGTTACAGTATAACTGCGTACACtctccccccttcctctcccccaggcTCTCCTCTGCCACGTCAGTCTGGGTTTCAGCCCAACCAGACACCAGACTGCTCTGGTCCAGGTCACCAGTGGCCCAGCCTTGGCAGCAACCGCACGTGATCCCTCaaatcttcttgaaaaatttccttCTCTTGGCTCCTGGCCACCTCCTCCCTCATGGCTGCTCCTTCTCGGCCCCTCCcgggccctccccctccccatctcagcCTCTGTGTGCATCTTCTTCTCTGTCCCACTGGTTCCCTGAGTGACCTTGGGGGCACTTCCAAGCTCCCTATTTTTAGCCCATTTCTCCTTTGAAACCCACAGGTACATCATTAACTACCTCCTGCCATCCCCATGGGACATCTGAGGGCACCTCTCCCTTCCACAGACAAACTTAACCCTTGACTCCcaatgcccctccccccaaacacTCCTCCTTTCCCCACAGGGCCTCCTGCTCAGCTGCAGGCAGCTCCACCCTTCCAGTTACTCAGGATAAAAGCCTGTGGGCActtggattcttttctttttctcacacccCACATCCAGTCACCAGCAAATCCTCTTGGCTCCACCTTTACAATGTATTCAGGATCCAACCACTTCTCACCTCCTCCCTTGTGGTCACCCTGTTCAAAGCACTCTGTGTCTCTCCCCTGGATTGTTGTAATAACACctactttgtttaaaaatattttatttctttatttggtcGTGCtggttcttagttgtggcaggtgtgctccttagttgtggctcgcaggctccttagttgctgcatgtgaactcttggttgcagcatgcatgtgggatctagttccctgaccagggatcgaacccaggccccctgcaatgggcacgtgagtcttaaccactgtaccaccagggaagtcccataacacCTACTTTTATAACCCTGCTATTTTACACCATGTCTGAtccacacagcagccaaagtGATCATTTaagacataaatggaatcatgtcaTCCCTGCAATGGCTTCCTAACTTACTCAAGATGACATTGACATCCTTACCGAGGCCCTCAGGGCCCTCTGTAGCTGTATGTCCTAGACTCACTCTTTTGTTCACTGGACCCCGGGGCCTTTGCCtgtgctgtttcttctgcctggaattcccTTTGGAACTGTAgaatagtagatgctcaataaatagatGTGGGATGGATGTGTAGAGCGCTACAGCGGAACAATGCTGCAGGATGGGAGGCAGGTGAAGACCCCAGTGTCAGTGCTGTGGAAGCCCAGCCTTTTCCAGAAGGCTCACCCAGACCCCCAGCCCCATCTGTGGTCCTGAGGGCCCTGCTGTGACATCTCTGTTCTCAACCCCACCCTGTTCTCTTACTCACAGCACAGGGGATGAACACAGCCGGGGGAACTGGGGTCATTTGGACCAGTTGGCCGCACTGCACTGGGTCCAGGAGAACATTGCCAACTTCGGAGGGGATCCAGGCTCTGTGACCATCTTTGGAGAGTCGGCAGGAGGGGAAAGTGTCTCTATTCTTGTAAGTgttcctggccctggccctgatgTGGCTACCGATGGGACCCCTTGCAGACCAGCCAGTCTAGTCATGGGACCTTTACTTATAAGACCTGGATTCAAGGCTGACCCTAGTCTGTGCAGCGTCAGATGGTGGAAAGTTACGGCCAAACTCTCCTTGGCCCTCCAGAGCTCAGCTTAGCATCCTGGGGCCATATCTCCAGCCACGGCTGCAACTGAGACATTCCTCCTGTCCTGTGTTGGTTGAGCTCTTACTCTCCTTCCTAATCATTTTACCGTTAGTACTCATCTCACTCCTCTTGGGAAGTAGGGGTGGGTGTAAATTCTGAATAAAAAGAGGCAACCATGAAGTTGGGTGCAATGTCATTATTTGCCTTGAAGCCAGATCTACAGTTCAAGGGGACACGAGCACTAAGAACAGGTCAGAGGCCTCCTCTGAGGAGGTCTGATGGCTTGTTCATGCTCAGGAAGGAGGGCAGCAGTCTCTGGGACTGAGgatggagctgggctgggggaggaggggtagagagaggaaggaggatggAAGGGGGGATGGGACCGGGGATATGGAACACAGACACAACctgggagcctgatgtggggaaTGGGAATAAGGAGACACTGAGGGAAGCAAAGATGGACAAGCACACTAGAAGGCGCTGGGAGCTGTTAGAAACCCTCCAGCTGCCTCACAGTTGAGCAGAAGGTCAGTGCTAttactgcatttttaaaacatatgtgtTAGATTCATAGTTGAATATTCagaggaaaatgtttttattttataaaatggagaaaaaagaaaagcatagataactcccccaaaataaaaattcatccaCAATCCCATTAGCCAGGGATTGTCACCatggacagttttatttttctagtcttttttccatgaatctatctatctatctatctatcatctatcatctatctacctatctatctgtatctatgaatttttaaacaaaaaaacttccttaatattatAACACAAATATTTCCCTAACCATtagttattcttttatattttttgtgtgtatagtcgaatatagtatttcattgtaagaATGAAAAATACCTTATTTACCCAATGTCATATATTAGAACCTTgtgttatttccaatttttactGTTATAAATAACACGAACATTTTAGAGATTTTTGTGTGCCTCCATGatcattttccttaaaataaatcctaAGTAATGGAAATGGGGAATCAGAACTGTGCCTTTAAAGTGTTGCTAGGAATTGCTGAGCTGCCTTTCAGATACTTTGATTGTTATAATCAGTGTGTGCCACACACTTCCTGTTTTGTCCTTCACTCTGCTCCTGGCTCCTTCCAGCTGAGGTTTTCTTGCAGAAGCCGGGCCCCAAGGTCTCCAGGGGAACAGCCCAGGACAGGGCTGTGGATGGGGGTGGCTCTTGAAGACCCCTTCCTGTGAGCATAAACTCCCTTTCTCGCCACCCTCCTCCCAGGTGTTATCTCCCCTGGCCAAGAATCTCTTCCACCGGGCCATCTCTGAGAGTGGTGTGGCCCTCACTTCTATCCTGGTCCAGACGGACATGAAGGCTGCAGCTAAGGTAGGTCTCACACTGGCCTGTCCCCACACCCTTTGCTCTGCTCTCCGGGAGTTGTCAGGGTCTTTCTTGCTGTGGGAGCCGGCTGACATCCTCAAAGAATCACAGAAGTGAGGGTGGCTGAGCAGGGAGGACAAGGACACACCTCAGCCCACCTCCACCTTCTACCGCTGAGCAAACTGGGGCAGAGAGCGGAAGCACTTGCCAAGGTCAGCGAGTGATCAGGGCAGAGCCGGACTCAAGCTCATGACTCTGGGCTGCCAGCCCCATGCACGGTCCACTGACCATATTTCCTAAAGGAGGGGTGCTGGGCTGGATGTGTCTGGTGGACTGTCATTGTGTCTTGCCTCTCTCAGGATCTGAGGTCTGGTGAACTCATTTGTACCATGTGGGCCTGGAGTGGATTCTCCTTGGGGGCTTGTGACTGGGGTGGGTTCCTGAagaattcattcattgattcattcattcactcaacaaatagttTTGATATAATCTGACATCTCGCAACCTCATGGAGCTTCTGTTATAATTGAGGAGACagattaataattatataattgcaCAACTTACAAAATGTCAACTGTGACTAGAGCAATAGAGGAGAGATACCTGATGTTATAACAGAATCCAAAAGGAGCACTTAGTCCAGTGGATAGGGGGAGGTTTTCAGGAAAGGCTTCATGAAAAAAAGTGATCAACGAGTTGAGATGAGAAAGATGAACAGTAAATTACTTGGTAAGAAAAGAAtatccaggaagagggaacagcctgtgcaaatGTCCTGTGGCAGGAGCAGGTATCTCaagtgagagagagtgagaaaggcTGCTGTGGCCAGAGCAGAAAGAGCAGACGGAACCCGGAGTGAAGTGAGGGTGGGGCCATCGGCAGGGCCATGCTGCATAGGACCTGGTGAGGACTTTGTCTTTATTTGGAGAGTGTTAGGAAGCCAAGGAAGGGTGAGCTGCAGGGAGGCTCTGCTGAGGAGTGTGCGCTGGAGTCATTGATGTGGAGCGTTTTCGTCGGGCTGTGAGCGCTGGTTAGGTGGACAGGTGGGGGCAGCAGGCAGACGTAAAGGGACTGCCTGGTGAGCAGGAGGGGAGGAGATAAGACACCAAGAATTTAAACAATTGTTGAGACTGGTTTTCAGAATTCTTTGGCTATTAACAGCAGAAGCCCCTTGATCAGGCTTAAGTCAAGAAGGGGGAGtttatttaaaggaaacaaaGGTGGCAGAAATGGTGCTGGATTTTGCTATCAAACAGGACCAGAAATTGGCAGAATGAAGAATCCAAGACTCTtattcttgctctctctctctctctctctctccctccttcccctctactTCTTCATGtgcctttttatttaatttttcaccaAATACATACTGAGCATTGATTGTATGTCAGACACTGGACCAGGCTCTGGGCAGCCCATGTGCACTCTACACGGTCCCACCATCATGGAGCCTGACTTCTCTCCTTCTGCATCTTCCCCTCTGGCTGCACTTTGCAAGTGTCTAGCCTGAGGCCAAAAGGCTATTAATTGGGTGAGCCGAGATTTGAAATTAGACAGTGGATTCTGGATTCCATGCTCTTAAGCCCCACTCCATGCTGCCTGTCTTTAGATGTTCAGCTTTGAGATCATTATGGCCACTTGAACAGAGATAAGGCAGCAGAGGCTGAGGAATATAATTGGCACGTCTGGGATCCAGGACATACTCGTCGAGAGTATCTTCTGCTACCGTGTGTTGACTTTAGAAATTGAGGTTGGAGCAGAACACTTCGTTATTGATGGAGGGAAGAGACAGGGCTCTTGAATTCTGCTGTCACCTGTGATCTCTGCAGAAAATTGCTGTCTTTGCTGGGTGTAAAACCACCACCTCAGCTGTCCTCATTCACTGCCTGCGCCAGAAGACAGAGGACGAGCTCTTGGAGATAACGCTGAAGATGGTAAGTACATCCACTCTCATGGCCACACAAGCTCCCCGTCCTGTAAACATGGCCCCAGGCTTCATCATTTCAGCTGTCCCCTTGCCCTGGAAAAACTACCTGGCACAGTTTCTCACCTCTCAAGAGCAGTGTCAGAGCTCTGGATCTGAATggggaatttccttctttcttttttattatgaaatatctcAGATGttaacaaagacaaaaaataacataatgaaCAACTGTGTAATAACTCCTCATATCTATCAAAACTTACTCTTTCCAATCTTGTTTTTCTGATAGATTTTTTTATATGTGACTGTTTTCTttactgtaaatatatatatatgtcacatacAATTTACcgttttaatcattttaagtgtacaattcaatggcattaaTTATACTCATAgtactgtgcaaccatcaccactatttccaaAAATTGTCATCATACCAAACAAAAAATCCCTACCTCTTTAAACAGTAACTCTacattctccccttcccccctgtcTCTGgaaacctctaatctactttctgtctatgaatttgcCCATCCTAGATTCATTCTCATAAGTGGAATCTGatagatttttaagaaattaaacattACATATTCTCAGAGGTGATTACCATCCTGAATTTGGGGAATGGGGTTATTTAGAACAAAGATTTTCAGAAAGGTTGTCACAATTGTCTTGGTTAATTTAGAAACCACCTCAATTATAACCCAGTGATGGCCCGATTTTCTGCATGTCTGCCTCTAGTGATTCTCACATAATCGTATatctacccattcatccatccaaccatccatccacctattcatccatccattcattcatcatctTATTATACACCTGTCCATCCACCAATTAATCCAATTCATCAATATCTTTTCATCAATCTAATATCAATTCATCTATAACATACATTCATCTGTTATCAATCATTCATATATCTGTATTTCATCATCCATTTCTCTAAAATCAATGATCCATCCATCACCTAATCTGCTAGCTATCGTCCATCTATCCACTTATCCCCCCAATTCACCCATACTCCAAGTATGTcacagagaaggtgacatttcaGGATTGGTGGATGGCTATGGTAGTGGGTCATCACAGGAAGCTACAGCACAACAGATACCCAGAGAACACCACATTTAGAGCCAGTGGGAGCTATTGGAGTAGCCCGAGTGCCTGGCCTCTCTGTCTGGACCCTGGACCCCTGCGGATGCTCCTGGACCCCCAGCGGCCAGCCTCCAGCACTGGACTCTGCTCTGTTTCCATGGGTTAAGTCCAACGTAGCCTTGGATCCTGGTTTCTCAGGCTCAAATAAGGTGACCAATGTGTTCAAAGACAAAAACACGACTGTTTCCTGATGCCTGGAAAGAGGTAAATTTATTTCAGCAATTCTCCATGTGGCACAAGAGATCCACTTATAAGGGGAGAGTCGGTGACTTTGGGAGACTCCAGAGAACCTAAGAGCCCATGTTATCCTTCTGAGATCTTCTGAGATCACGTGGAGGTGTTTCCATGATTATCCTCTCTCCCCAATAACACACGCgggcacgcgcgcacacacacacacacacacacacacacacacacacctggattGCGGGGGTACAACCCATAACGGAGGGACCCTTACTGGGACTTCCTGCATACTGGTCAGGCCTTTTAGCTACAGTGTCACAATAAAATCAGCACAATCTTGGTGAACTCACAACAAAGAGAAGCGTGGGGTGGGGTGAATTTCAGTGAGCTTGTATGAGTCAGGATTTTCTAATGCAAGACGAGAAAACTAGAAAGGGGTATGTTGTAACAGAATCTTCAGCTTACTAACTGAAAAGTCCAGGAGTTGATGGCTTCAGGCATGTCCTGATCCAGATGCACATATGATATTATTAAGACTCTGTCTCTATCCCTCAGCTTTTTACCtctctgtgttggcttcattctcaggcagATTTGTCCCCTGGGGAGGTTAGATAAGAACAGTATTCTAGACTTACATCCTATCTGCTTAGAAACCCTCCTTCCCAATAATTCCAGCAAAAGTTTTGGGGAAACTCTTGAACTGACATGGGCACATGTCCATCCCTGAAGTAATCCCTGTCTTCAGGGAGATGGTGAACCTCAGGTCACATATAGATGCCTGGAATCGTGGAGTGAGAGTGGGGAAGAGGAGGTCCCCCAAAGGAAAATTGGGGTGTTTTGCCTGGAGGAACAAGAAGGGGAGATggatggagggcagggcaggcacAAGCAACAGTCCTCTCCAGAGCTCCCCTCCCCCGTCCCATACCTCCACCCTGTGCTCATGCCCAGGGGAGCTGGTGCCCTGCCCACTTCCTTTCAGCCCAGCCAGGGTGGCACCAGGAGGGAGGACTTGATACCTTTGACGCACAGCTCACAAGGATCAGCTTTTCTCCCAGGAAGCCTTCTCACCCACAACctctgcctttgtcttcacaGAAATTTTTCACTCTTGATTTACATGGAGACCCCAGAGAGGTAAGATGCTTACAAGAACTGACTATAGATGGAGAGATGCATGTAGATATACATACCCTTCAAATTAAATACACGTTATGTTATATAGTTTATACCAACTTGAGTGAAGATTTGCCCGCATCACCTAAGCACTGCCGGCCCTGGTCAGAGTTCTGCCCTCTGGGGTCCACAGACTTAGCCCCCTTTGTTAGGACCCTGAATATGTGGCCACCGCCCATGGGCACGCAGGTCTGCGATGCCGGCCGTGAGCTCAGGCAGGTGGAGAGGGGGACGCCGGTGTGACCTCGAAGGGGAAGCACAGACACGACGCTGCCCTCTTCCCCAGAGCTTTCCTTTCCTGCCCACCGTGCTTGACGGAGTGCTGCTGCCAAAGACGCCTGAAGAGATTCTGGCTGAAAAGAATTTCCACCCCGTTCCCTACATCGTGGGAATCAACAAGCAGGAGTGTGGCTGGATTCTGCCGATGGTGAGAAAGTGCAGGCCTCTTAGACTCGCCTCCCCTGCCCGTCACATCACCCCTCCCATCTCTGGTCACAGGACCCCTCCTTCTACGCACCCCCCTCTGGGGCCTTCATACACCTTGACATTTCCGTGGAAACCTTCTCCACGATGGCCCAGCTGTCACCTGGGTGGTGCGGCCCTGGGGACCCACATCCCCACACACTCTCTGCTTGTCCTCGTATCCAAGAATCCTGAAATGTCAGTGCCAGGAGGGCTGGTAGAGATAATCATTGGGCAGATGAGAAACCCAAGGCCTGGAAAGGGGAAGGGGCTTGGGAGTTAAGGAGAGTGAGGCCTAGGACCTGCAGCCTCTCCCCTGGGCTTGGTGCTTTCATAGTTTCTCCATAAATTCCACCCACCCACACCCCACACTCTCAGTCGTGTAACTGGAAAGATTCAAAGGAGCCTGCTTCCTCCTGAGTTAAAATTGACTTCTAAAAGTTAGGAAGAGCTTTCCCTTCTGCCAAAGATAAACAAAGCCAGACACTAGTTGAAGTGGTAATGAGTTTGATTCA
Above is a window of Balaenoptera ricei isolate mBalRic1 chromosome 19, mBalRic1.hap2, whole genome shotgun sequence DNA encoding:
- the LOC132353829 gene encoding liver carboxylesterase-like isoform X3 encodes the protein MVWIHGGGLTLGGASTYDGLALSAHENVVVVTIQYRLGIWGFFSTGDEHSRGNWGHLDQLAALHWVQENIANFGGDPGSVTIFGESAGGESVSILVLSPLAKNLFHRAISESGVALTSILVQTDMKAAAKKIAVFAGCKTTTSAVLIHCLRQKTEDELLEITLKMKFFTLDLHGDPRESFPFLPTVLDGVLLPKTPEEILAEKNFHPVPYIVGINKQECGWILPMFMGYSFSEGKLDQKTATSLMWKSYPILSIPEELTAVAADKYLGGTDDPARKKDLFLDLIADAMFGVPSVNMARHHRDAGGPTYMYEFQYRPSFSSEMKPNTVIGDHGDELFSVFGAPFLKDGASEEETDLSKMVMKFWANFARNGNPNGDGLPHWPVYDQKEGYLQIGVTTQAAEKLKDKEVAFWNELLPKEATKQPPQLKHAEL